The genomic DNA CTCGATGAAAGAGCAAATATTCAAGGTTTAAAATCAACTCTCATTAATACCATCACTGAAGCTATCTTAGTCTACCGCAATTTACTTAGAGCGCAGGAAAGACTAAATATTGAGCAGATTTCTCTAGAAAGCGCCCGCCAAATTTTAGAATTTAACCAAGCCTTGATTGAGGCTGGGCGACTCGCGCCAGTTGAAATTGTTCAAAGCCAGACAGACATTGCAAATAGAGAAGTCAGCTTGTTAGAGGCTCGGAATAATCTGGAGTCTGTCAAATTAACTTTGTTAGATATTCTAGATATCGAGCAAACTCTTAATATTGAACCTGTAGAAAAAATAGTATTGCAATCGAAGTCTTTAGATTTAAATAATCTAAAACAAATTGCCTTTCAAAACAGACCGGATTATTTGCAAGCCCAGTTCAGCTTGGAAAGAACAAAATTTGAAAGATTAATTGCAGATAATAACCGGCGCTGGAACTTAGACTTAGATGCAGGTTACGGCGATTCCTTAGATGACACCACCCAACTAACAGCTGGGTTAATCTTGTCCCGTACCTTCGGCGATCTCACTGTGGAACGAGATTATCAACGAAGTCAAGTAAACTTCCAGAAAGCAGAAAATACTTTAGAAAATCTGCGTCAAAGTATCGATATTGAAGTAACAGATAGAGTTAGAAATGTAAATCTAAGTCTTCGACAGGTGCAACTTGCCCAGCAAGCAAGGCAATTGGCTGAGAGAACACTACAAATAGAACAAGAAAAACTGAAATTGGGAAGAGGGTCAATTTTTCAGGTTGTGAGTTTTCAGAATAATTTAGTAGAAGCAAGAAACCGAGAACTGGATGCAACGATTGATTATCTCAATGCCTTAACAAATCTCGATCAATCTGTCGGTACCACACTGGAAACTTGGCAGGTGACAATTGAAAGAAAATGATATTAAGTCTCAGGAAAAAAACCATTGTTAAACTACCTGAGTCTCTGTCTCCAATAGGGTTTGCTGAACTTAGGCGAAGGGAAAACTATCTTTTTCCAGCTACTTATTAGCCCTGACAGATTCTATCGGCATCACATCATGAAAGCGGGTATAGTCGATCGAGCGCCGCCCGTCCGGCATCCTAGATAAGATGTCCACAAAACGCATATTCCACAGGATATCGGACGTGGCAAAGGAGTGACGGGCATGGATCGTCTGTGAAACGATTTCGTCTAACCCAGTCAGCATCACGACGATCTCGCTTTCCGACTCAGCCAGGGAGTCTACCGTAACCCCATAAAGCGGACTCGTCTCGTCAATCTGATGCATCACCGTCCAACTCAATGCAAACATGGATGTATGACTGCGAACTAATTTGAGATCGTAAAACCGACGCATGAATTCTCCCTCCCGATTGACTTCGTTGCGAACTAAAGTCACCCGGATCTGCGCTTCTACAATTACGTCGCGCCGCTGGTTAGCCGTCCGAAACATCAGAGTCGGCACCCCATCATAGGGAGCGATCGCTGCCACGCGACTGAAAATCACCCTCGCCGTTGGCACGGAGAACCGCGCAAACGCCAGTCCAGTCGCCATTGCCACTCCGAAAAGACCCGCCAGCGCTTCGACTGTCACCACCGCATTCGCGTAAGGCGTACGCGGATACATCGCACCGTAGCCGATAGTCGCCATCGTCTGGACGCTGAAAAAGAAGGCGTCAAGGAAGGAACCCGGTTGAGCGTTCTGGATGCAATCTCCTCCAGCTAGATAGATGAGGGCAAATACCGTGTTGGAGACTAAATACAACAGACTGAACAGCGCTAAGAACCATCCCCAGGAAAGGGTAAGCAGCAAATGATATAAATCGCCCCGATGAAATCCCGATACCCCTCGCCGCACGATGTTCAACTGCCCATCCCGGCTCACAAAGCGCGTTAATGAGGGCGAACGATATCTTTTGCCCATCTTTTGACCATAGATTGCTGTTATTAGGAATCGGCGTCACGCAGGCGACCTTTCCTAGAAAGCTATCCCATCAAGAGGACAAACACAAGCATCTCGGTTGAGCCATCGTTCTCCCACCTGCTTTAGCGCTGTCATCACGGGTTGAATTTCTCGCCCCTTCTGGGTGAGCGAATACTCTACGCGGGGAGGAATTTCTGCGTAGACTCGGCGTTCCACTAAACCATACTCTTCTAGTTCTCTGAGCCGTATCATCAGCGTTTTGGTGCTAATTCCAGGCAATGCTTCTAGGAACTCGTGGGTACGGCGATCGCTTGTAAACAACTCTCTGAGAATCAGAATAGACCATTTACTGCCGATTAAGTCCACGGTGAACTGGATTGGGCATTTTGTCTCTATGCACTGGCTGCTGTTAAGCATTGATGCCTCTAGATATCGCTCTTTTCTTTGCTTATTCTGACCAATCTTCTGAACAGAGGGACGCTGAAGTTAGCTCCCGCCAAATATTTTAATCTTTCTTAATAAAGCTCTGGACAAGTTGCAACGGGTCAATCTTTTACTTTTGGTAACTATAGTGTCCTTCCAGCCACTGTCAGATTTACGGATTTTCTATTTTTAGGAGTTGAGTAGGATGCAAATAGAAGGAACGAACAGCCTTCCTTCCCGCTCAACTTCTTCAATAAATCAAAATATTTGAGGTTTTTCAAATGATTCGATTACTTGTCGGTGTATTAGTCTTTGTTATCAACACAATTTACCGCGATCGCCCTTATCCCCGTTTTTACGTCCTAGAAACAGTTGCTCGTGTTCCTTACTTTGCCTATTTATCAGTTTTGCACCTTTACGAAACAGTTGGAATGTGGCGCAGAGCAGATTGGTTAAAAGTTCACTTTGCGGAATCTTGGAACGAACTCCATCACCTCCTGATTATGGAATCTTTAGGGGGGAATCAGCAGTGGTTCGATAGATTTTTAGCACAACATACTGCTTTACTTTATTACTGGGTGATCGTTGTTCTTTACATTCTCTCGCCTCGTTCTGCCTACAATTTCATGGAATTAGTTGAAGGACACGCTTATCATACTTACGATACATTTTTGCAAGAAAATGAATCAGAATTAAAAGCTACATCTGCCCCACAAATTGCTATCAATTACTATCGAGACGGCGACTTGTATATGTTCGATGAGTTTCAAACTGGAGGAGTTCCAGAAGAACGCCGTCCCGTCATTAACAACCTCTACGATGTGTTTGTAAACATTCGAGATGATGAAGCGGAACACGTCAAGACAATGATAGCTTGCCAGAAGCCTGATGCTCAATTAACCTTCAAGAGTCCCCATACGATAGAAGTAGGTGGAAGATTTATCGCCCCAAATGAAGAGGTTAAATCAGTTGTTGTGCAATAGAATGTGCTGATGAAAAAACAAAAGGAGAGATATTTACACTATCTCTCCTTTTGTTTTTTTGAAGGAGTTAGAAATGGCTATATCTCTTTTATGTCAATAGATTAACGCCATTTACAAACAGAGGAAAAACAAGTAATGAAGATTAAGCGATCGCATTCTTGTGAAATCTCAGTCGCTCAATCAATTCATAAAACGGTGTCCAGTTATCTTCTTGGTCAATTTTCTCCCAAACCGCTTCTATTTCTGGTCTAACTAACGCAGTTTTAGGATTATGACGACGCAGCCGTGCTGCTATATTATCCAGTTCGCTATCTGGGAAACTGAGTAAAGTTTGCAGGTATAAATTTCTCCAGTCTTCCAATAATGCTGTAGCCTCAGGCGCATTCAAAAATCCATCTGCTTTCAGAATGTTTGTCGCATCATCACGCCAATTGCGGTCAAACTGATTTGTTACTTCCCAAAAGAAACTGTGATAGCTTACTTGTGTTTCTACCAGGAGTTTCAGAGTTTGCATCACTAATTCTTCTGCGGCTAAATCGGGCAGATTCTCGAATCCCAATTTACCGATCATCCGCGCGGTGTAAGTTCGGTTATAATGCTCGGCAAATTGGGATAGAGCAACTTCCATCTCTGACATAGGAATAACCGCAGATAAAGGTTGTTGGAGCATTTCTAAATTGAGCTGGCAGATCCCTGGTTGATTGCTGTAACTGTACCGTCCGTAATAGTCAAAGTAGGCAGCAGTAAATTTGGGGTCGTAGGTGTTAATAAAAGCGTAGGGACCATAGTCGAAACTTTCCCCAGTAATAGACATATTATCGGTGTTTAAAACCGCATGACAAAATCCCACTGACATCCATTGGGCAGCAAGTTCCGCAACCCGCTTGACTAATTCTGCATAAAATAGAACGTAGCGGTCTTCCTTATCTTTGAGGTGAGGATAATATTGTTCAATTACATGGTCTAAAAGCTTTTCAGTTAAATCCTTGCGTCCAAAAAAGTGCAATCGCTCAAATGTTCCAAAACGAATGTGGGAACGGCTGAAACGAATCATTACCGAGGATCTTGTTGGAGAAGGTTCATCGCCTCGCCAGAGTCCTTCTCCCGTTTCAATCATCGATAAGCAGCGGGAAGTACGCACTCCTAAATAGTGAAGCGCTTCAGCAGCTAAAACTTCTCTAACACCACCTTTAAGCGTGAGTCTACCATCGCCGCCTCTAGAATACGGAGTCGTACCAGACCCTTTCGTTCCAAAATCATAAAGTTCTCCATCCGTACCAAGTACTTGTCCGTAAAGAAATCCTCTGCCATCGCCTAAGCGAGAGTTATATTCTCCAAACTGATAGCCGTGATAACGCAAAGCTAAGAACGGTTTGACTCCTTGAAACATCCCAAACGCTTCGATAAAATCATCGTCTGTCACTGCCTCTGGGTTCAGTCCCAATATTGGTAATAATTCATCGTTGCGAAAGCGCAGAATATATTTAGGAAAGTCTGCCGCTGCTACTCGATCAAAATAATCATCGCCTAAAGCTTCTAAGGCAGACTCATAATTGAGATTTAAAAAAGGATTGGAAAATTTTTCAGGAGTCATAAGTTACTAAAATACCCAATGAATGTAATTCGTGCCTATACAAACATACGGACTGAAACAAACATTATAAAGACTGCGTAGGCAGTCTTTGTTTGTATAGCGCCAGACTTTAGTCTGTTAGCGAAGCGGCACGAAGTGCGCGCACCTTTGCCAGATGTTTCATTTCTATGCTACGGATAAGCAAGTATACAGTTTCAGCATCAAAAGACTGAAATATGCTTATTCGTCCTGCTACACCTGCTGACGTGCCATCTGTCCTCCCGATGGTTGCCAAGATTTGTGCCTTGCATGAAGCTTGGGATTCGGCAAAGTATGGATTTTTGCCGAATCCAGAGTTGCGTTATGAGAAGTGGTTGAGTCGGATAGCGTCTAGTGCATCGCTGGATGCGCCACCGCAACGCGATCGCAATATCTTCATAGTCGCTGAGGCTGAAAATAAGCAAGTGGTGGCGTTTCTGGTGGCGACGGTAGAACGGGAAATCCCGATTTACCGTTTACAAGAATATGCTTTTATTCACGACCTCTGGGTTGAAGAGGAATATCGCCAAGCTGGAATTGCGAAGGCGATGGTGATGCAGGCGATTGAACGCTTTAACTCGATTGGAGTCAAACAAATTCGCCTCGATACGACTGTTGCTAACGAGGCGGCGCGGCGATTATTTTCTTCCTGCGGCTTTCGCGTCAGTACGATAGAAATGCTGATTGAATTAGGCTGATACCAAGAGAACGGCTTTTTTTGTAAGTAGAGGCATCGGGTTGAACAGCTCTACCGTACTCTACACTCTTGTTTGGACAGCGACCCGCACCAGAGTGTGACCGTTCCCTTCTCGTTCAGACCAAGGTGTGTTTTTCGAGAAGCTTAGCCAATCCCGGTATCCCTTCCTCCACGTTTTTCTTAGCCGAGCCGCGCAATTTTTTATAGGTACCCAATACGAGACTGCTTCTGACGCTCTCCATCCTGGCATCAGTAACGCTCAGGATAGCATCTGCTGCGGGAGAGCGGCTGGCAATGAAGTGCGCGACTGGATCTCCTTTCTGGACACTCTCGCTCCAAATGGGATCGAGTGCTGTACACCATCCTGGCAGGAACTGCTCGACAGCGTAGCCAATGTACCCTGGCTTTATACCCTTGACGGCGTTGTAGCCTGCCTTTATGGCAAGACCAGATATACCTGACTTGGAAGCGACCTCCTCATCGAGCAATTTGCAGAAGTCATCTACAACTTCAGCCTTTTTGCTTGGGTTCAAGAGCTGGTCGCTAAGTGCCATTTCGATCCTCCTAAGTGTAAAAGCGCTGGATTTTGATTCCACTAATTGTTTAGGGAAAAGACAGAATAGATGCTATCACAGTTACAAACTGTAATAAAGAAAAACTTAAGCGCATAGTTAATCTGGGGGAAGCGATCGGCCCTATCTTCTACCTGTTACAACAAGGGTGTCAATGCGGGCATTGCATAATTTGGCGAGATTGCACCCAAAATTTTGTATTTTTCAAAGTCGATTGAGATTGCGACTAATCAATCCAACTTGCTATGACTAATACCCTGCGGGTGATTTAGCGCTAGAGCTTTTCCCTAACAAGACTTACGCAGTTAATTAGTGAATGCCTGATTCTATCGTAGGGGCATGGCAATCAAAAAGCCCCTACAGCGTGTTGACGTGCGTAAGCCCTACCTGAAACTGACTCAGGCTAGATTTGAATATCTTCAGCAACTCTGCCAGACAACTCATGCCAAAATTGCCTAAATGTATGTCAATTTGTCAGAGGATCGGCTATTGCGTGTAATACAAGGACTGGCAATCATTAACGATGTGTTTGAGGGAAAGGCATCCGAACCACCCAGTTAATACTACGGTTTAATTTGACTTGAGCGAGAAACCCCGGCGTGTCTGCCGATATTTACCTAACTGCACTTGGAAACTTACCGTATCAGTCTTTTCCCCACTTCTTGCTTCCAAAGTCCACTGACCGGGACGCAGCGACCAAAATAGCGAATTCGATGGTTGCGTTGCCAGTTTTTCGCCATTTAACCACCACTCTACGGACTGGCTGGGCGTTCCAGCTACTTTAAACTCTAGTTGTTGCATTTCTGTCTGTATATTCTCTGTGCCTTTGGGATTCGTTTTTTCACCTGGGTGCAATAAGAAAACATCGCCATTGTGAGGAGACAAAATCTTGACGCCACTAGAGACAAAACTCGGTTGATGCTGCCTTGCTAACCATTCATCGTACTCTGGAGGCAACTTCGCAGTACCTGACTGACGCTCATAATCGCTAATATCTTCTGCGTAAAAATATTCTTGCACTACTGAGGGGCAGTCTGGGGTAGGGCGTAAGCCAGAAATTGCACAGATTGGGCGTTGCACCAGATTTTCTGGAGGGGGAAAGATGGCAGGTTCTCGATTCTGATGGAGGTGTAACATGATGCGATTCCAGAGGGGTGCTGCACCTGTCACCCCCGAAACTTGTCGCATGGGATCGCCGTTAAAATTGCCCACCCACACGGCTACGGTGTAGTCGGTGGTAAACCCGACCGTCCAAGTATCTCGAAAATCGGAGGAAGTGCCTGTTTTAACTGCTGCGGGGAATGGTAAAGCTAGCACTGAGTCTACCCCAAAGGCACTTGCACGAGCATGGCGATCGCTTAACATATCCGCAATTAATCCCCAGGTTGAAGGGTTAGCAGATGGCAGCCTGGAAGGTCTTCGGTTGCTAGATGGCAGGTTGGAGAATGTTGTGACTAGCGGGGTGGCTTCTCCACGTCTTGCTAAAGTAACATACGCCCTCGTTAACTCCCATAAACTGACTTCACCGCTACCCAAAATTAGTCCCAATCCGTAATGTTCGGGCGACCGATTTAAATGCTCAAATCCTAATTGATGCAGATGATTTAGAAAATTTTGCACGCCGACTTTTTCTAATACCCGCACCGCCGGAACATTTAGGGAATTTGCCAAAGCTACGCGAACTCGTACTGGTCCTAAAAAAGTTTCATCATAATCTGTAGGACTGTAGAGTTTCGCGCCGGGAATCGCGTAATGAGTTGGCACATCCGCCAAGATAGTATTCGGGCGAATCGTGCGGTTTTTTAGGGCATATTCATATAAAAAAGGCTTCAAAGTAGAACCGGGTTGACGTAATGCCTGTACCCCGTCGTTGCGACCGAGTTGTGCTTCATTAAAGTAATCGGGAGAACCCACATAAGCCAAAACTTCCCCCGTGTGGTTGTCAATGACTAAGGCAGCAGCATGATTAACATTATTGGGGGTGAGGGTACGAATCACTTGCTGCACTTGCGCCTCCACAAATTGCTGCAAAGGGCGATCGATGCTGGTGCGGATCTGGGACATCCGATTGGGGATAGCGCTTTCTGGGGCTTTGCTCGAAGATTTTTGATTTTGAATTGAAGAATTAGATAGTTGATTAGATACCCAAAATAAAAAATGAGGGGCGGCAATAATTCCCTGTTGTCTCGGTGCTAGGGAAATCTCTTCTTTGTAAGCTCGATCTGCTTGTGCGCGAGTAATATAACCGTCTTCAACCATGCGATTCAGAACATAAATCTGCCGCTTTTTAAGGCGTTTCCAATGGTCGTAGGGATTGAAGTAAGTGGGATTATTAGGAACAGCAGCGAGAAGACTTGCTTGGGCAAGATTAAGTTCGCTTGCTGGAATATCGAAATAGTTACGGGATGCAGCTTCTAACCCATAGATATTCCCCCCCATTGGCAGGCGATTGATGTAAGCAGAGAGGATTGCATCTTTATTCATCCCGGCGGCGATGCGCCAAGATAGCCAAATTTCGCGCAACTTGCCCGGTAAGGTGCGGGGAACGGGATCTAACATCCGCGCTAGTTGCATCGTAATCGTGGATGCACCGGAGGTAATCCTTTTCGCCTGAAGTGAATCTTTAAGCGATCGCGCTACAGCCTTCAGATCCAGCGCCCCGTGATGATAATATGAGCCATCTTCAGCAGCTAGAATCGCGTTGATAAAGTGGGGCGAAACTTGATTCAGGGGCACTACAGCGGTATGCTCTTGGTCGCGGGTCAGCAACCTTCCTAAAGGAAGTCCATTGCGATCGCTAAATTCAATCGCTTGGGTATCCTGGGCAATATCTTTGGCGCGAACGGGTGCCAGATAAGGAAGCGATCGCACGATTAAACCCAGCAACACCAAAGCTAAGAATCCGCGAAATTTCTGGTTTCTCCCCCAACGCCAAAAGAGTTCCTGCATTTGAATTTGCCACTGTTTGGGTTGTCTCATCGCTTAACCCTTTCGCCAACGAAGACTTACCCCCTTATCTTCATTGTGGCGATCGCCTTTACCGGATGAGGGTGTTTTTAGGGGATGCGCGATCGCATCTTCCCTCTAAGCGCTTGAAACTGGCAGATGGTACGCTTCCACCTCAAGACAATGATGGGTAATTCTTCCTAATCACCCACTAGGGTCAGCCAATCGGATGAAGCAAGTACCCTTAAACCGCCGTAGTTTTGTAGTAATACAAGTAACTCATCTATAAAAAGATACGGTAGCCATTATGAAGATTGTTCTACACACTTATGGTTCGCTAGGCGACCTGCATCCTTATATAGCGATCGCCTTAGAATTAAAGGCACGCGGGTATCAAGCAGTAATTGCCACCGCTGAGTTCTACCGTAACAAAATCGAAGCGGCTGGTCTTGAGTTCCACCCAGTCCGTCCCGATTTTCCCACAGACGTTGAACAGCAACGAGAACTTGTGCGTCTGATCATGGACAAGCAAAACGGTACAGAATACGTCTTTCGCCAAGCAATCTTACCCTATGTCCAAGAAACTTATGAGGATCTGATGTCGGCAGTGCGCGATGCAGAGCTGTTGGTGACACACCCCCTCAGCTTCGCAGCAACGCCCGTTGTTGAGAAAACGGGAATTCGTTGGGTTTCCAGCGTACTGTCTCCGATGTCGTTCCTCTCCGCCTACGATCCCCCAGTAGTGGCGACTTT from Coleofasciculus sp. FACHB-T130 includes the following:
- a CDS encoding ion channel; translation: MGKRYRSPSLTRFVSRDGQLNIVRRGVSGFHRGDLYHLLLTLSWGWFLALFSLLYLVSNTVFALIYLAGGDCIQNAQPGSFLDAFFFSVQTMATIGYGAMYPRTPYANAVVTVEALAGLFGVAMATGLAFARFSVPTARVIFSRVAAIAPYDGVPTLMFRTANQRRDVIVEAQIRVTLVRNEVNREGEFMRRFYDLKLVRSHTSMFALSWTVMHQIDETSPLYGVTVDSLAESESEIVVMLTGLDEIVSQTIHARHSFATSDILWNMRFVDILSRMPDGRRSIDYTRFHDVMPIESVRANK
- a CDS encoding helix-turn-helix domain-containing protein, whose product is MLNSSQCIETKCPIQFTVDLIGSKWSILILRELFTSDRRTHEFLEALPGISTKTLMIRLRELEEYGLVERRVYAEIPPRVEYSLTQKGREIQPVMTALKQVGERWLNRDACVCPLDGIAF
- a CDS encoding alternative oxidase gives rise to the protein MIRLLVGVLVFVINTIYRDRPYPRFYVLETVARVPYFAYLSVLHLYETVGMWRRADWLKVHFAESWNELHHLLIMESLGGNQQWFDRFLAQHTALLYYWVIVVLYILSPRSAYNFMELVEGHAYHTYDTFLQENESELKATSAPQIAINYYRDGDLYMFDEFQTGGVPEERRPVINNLYDVFVNIRDDEAEHVKTMIACQKPDAQLTFKSPHTIEVGGRFIAPNEEVKSVVVQ
- a CDS encoding YdiU family protein — its product is MTPEKFSNPFLNLNYESALEALGDDYFDRVAAADFPKYILRFRNDELLPILGLNPEAVTDDDFIEAFGMFQGVKPFLALRYHGYQFGEYNSRLGDGRGFLYGQVLGTDGELYDFGTKGSGTTPYSRGGDGRLTLKGGVREVLAAEALHYLGVRTSRCLSMIETGEGLWRGDEPSPTRSSVMIRFSRSHIRFGTFERLHFFGRKDLTEKLLDHVIEQYYPHLKDKEDRYVLFYAELVKRVAELAAQWMSVGFCHAVLNTDNMSITGESFDYGPYAFINTYDPKFTAAYFDYYGRYSYSNQPGICQLNLEMLQQPLSAVIPMSEMEVALSQFAEHYNRTYTARMIGKLGFENLPDLAAEELVMQTLKLLVETQVSYHSFFWEVTNQFDRNWRDDATNILKADGFLNAPEATALLEDWRNLYLQTLLSFPDSELDNIAARLRRHNPKTALVRPEIEAVWEKIDQEDNWTPFYELIERLRFHKNAIA
- a CDS encoding GNAT family N-acetyltransferase — its product is MLIRPATPADVPSVLPMVAKICALHEAWDSAKYGFLPNPELRYEKWLSRIASSASLDAPPQRDRNIFIVAEAENKQVVAFLVATVEREIPIYRLQEYAFIHDLWVEEEYRQAGIAKAMVMQAIERFNSIGVKQIRLDTTVANEAARRLFSSCGFRVSTIEMLIELG
- the pbpC gene encoding penicillin-binding protein 1C, whose protein sequence is MRQPKQWQIQMQELFWRWGRNQKFRGFLALVLLGLIVRSLPYLAPVRAKDIAQDTQAIEFSDRNGLPLGRLLTRDQEHTAVVPLNQVSPHFINAILAAEDGSYYHHGALDLKAVARSLKDSLQAKRITSGASTITMQLARMLDPVPRTLPGKLREIWLSWRIAAGMNKDAILSAYINRLPMGGNIYGLEAASRNYFDIPASELNLAQASLLAAVPNNPTYFNPYDHWKRLKKRQIYVLNRMVEDGYITRAQADRAYKEEISLAPRQQGIIAAPHFLFWVSNQLSNSSIQNQKSSSKAPESAIPNRMSQIRTSIDRPLQQFVEAQVQQVIRTLTPNNVNHAAALVIDNHTGEVLAYVGSPDYFNEAQLGRNDGVQALRQPGSTLKPFLYEYALKNRTIRPNTILADVPTHYAIPGAKLYSPTDYDETFLGPVRVRVALANSLNVPAVRVLEKVGVQNFLNHLHQLGFEHLNRSPEHYGLGLILGSGEVSLWELTRAYVTLARRGEATPLVTTFSNLPSSNRRPSRLPSANPSTWGLIADMLSDRHARASAFGVDSVLALPFPAAVKTGTSSDFRDTWTVGFTTDYTVAVWVGNFNGDPMRQVSGVTGAAPLWNRIMLHLHQNREPAIFPPPENLVQRPICAISGLRPTPDCPSVVQEYFYAEDISDYERQSGTAKLPPEYDEWLARQHQPSFVSSGVKILSPHNGDVFLLHPGEKTNPKGTENIQTEMQQLEFKVAGTPSQSVEWWLNGEKLATQPSNSLFWSLRPGQWTLEARSGEKTDTVSFQVQLGKYRQTRRGFSLKSN